A genomic stretch from Antarcticibacterium flavum includes:
- a CDS encoding 3-hydroxyacyl-ACP dehydratase FabZ family protein, whose product MAYKNIITRLPYSPPFLFVDDLSYVDENGATGTYTFPPESFFYRGHFTDNPVTPGVILTECMAQIGVVCLGIHLLDNEPSLRERKETKIALSSTTVDFYLPVLPGEEVKVVSEKLYFRFNKLKCKIEMLNTEGKLVCRGEIAGMIG is encoded by the coding sequence TTGGCTTATAAAAATATCATTACCCGTCTCCCATATTCCCCGCCTTTTTTATTTGTAGATGATCTTAGCTATGTAGATGAGAATGGAGCCACGGGCACTTATACCTTTCCGCCGGAGTCTTTTTTCTACCGGGGACATTTTACAGATAATCCGGTAACTCCCGGTGTGATATTAACTGAATGTATGGCACAAATAGGAGTGGTATGCCTGGGCATTCATCTACTGGACAATGAACCTTCTTTGAGGGAGCGCAAGGAAACCAAAATTGCACTTAGTTCTACCACGGTCGATTTCTACCTTCCCGTCCTGCCAGGAGAGGAGGTAAAGGTGGTATCAGAAAAACTTTATTTCAGATTTAATAAACTCAAGTGCAAAATAGAAATGCTAAATACGGAAGGAAAACTGGTGTGCAGGGGTGAAATTGCGGGAATGATTGGATAA